A single Campylobacter hyointestinalis subsp. hyointestinalis DNA region contains:
- a CDS encoding MATE family efflux transporter, whose translation MKKLNLTTLATPIFFDMLLRTLTLIINTIMVAKVDVNLVGAMGAGNQIFNLFVTVFSFLSIGCSALVAQSLGAKNTNLAARAIHISLSFNAILGLFCAGLIFANTHKALELLNIPNAVIEDSYKYLHMLCIALFLESISIVMASIIRVKNFAFAIMLISAFMNLLTIFGNAIALFGFFGLPNYGLSGVAISVVFARIIGMIMLGFVLVKVAKVHIYFGLFFKFSKDIILKILKVGLPSAGENLLWIGQYMVAFSFVASMGEASLSVQTIYFQISMFIFLASSAISMANEIIIGHLVGACEFDKAYEKAFYTLKIGWIITLVVLFIFYLSKEEIMNALNLNEELKAIMRPLFTLSLILESGRTFNIIMVNSLRASGDARFPFIVGAVFMWGVSLPLGYILGKYLGYGIIGVWIGFCVDEWARALANTLRWRSKKWQSYRLV comes from the coding sequence TTGAAAAAGCTAAATCTCACCACGCTCGCGACTCCTATATTTTTTGATATGTTGCTTCGCACGCTTACTCTTATCATAAATACGATTATGGTGGCAAAAGTAGATGTTAATTTAGTCGGCGCTATGGGAGCCGGAAATCAAATTTTTAACCTTTTCGTAACTGTTTTTAGCTTTCTTAGCATAGGTTGCAGCGCCCTTGTAGCTCAAAGCTTAGGAGCAAAAAATACGAATTTAGCTGCTAGAGCCATCCATATAAGCCTTAGTTTTAACGCTATTTTAGGTCTATTTTGCGCCGGTTTGATATTTGCAAATACGCATAAAGCTTTAGAGCTATTAAACATTCCAAACGCCGTCATAGAAGATAGTTACAAATACTTACATATGCTTTGTATAGCGCTATTTTTAGAATCCATAAGTATAGTTATGGCTTCTATAATCAGGGTAAAAAACTTTGCTTTTGCCATTATGCTCATATCGGCATTTATGAATTTACTTACTATATTTGGTAACGCTATTGCGTTATTTGGTTTTTTCGGATTGCCAAATTACGGGCTTAGCGGAGTAGCCATATCAGTAGTATTTGCTAGGATAATAGGTATGATAATGCTTGGTTTTGTACTAGTAAAAGTAGCAAAAGTACATATCTACTTCGGATTATTTTTCAAATTTTCTAAAGATATAATCCTAAAAATCCTAAAAGTCGGACTTCCTAGTGCAGGTGAAAACCTACTTTGGATAGGTCAATACATGGTAGCTTTTAGCTTTGTAGCAAGTATGGGCGAAGCAAGCCTTAGCGTACAAACCATATATTTTCAAATTTCTATGTTTATATTTTTAGCAAGTAGCGCTATAAGTATGGCAAATGAGATAATCATCGGACATTTAGTCGGTGCTTGCGAATTTGACAAAGCGTACGAAAAAGCGTTTTACACGCTAAAAATTGGCTGGATTATAACTTTAGTAGTGCTTTTTATCTTTTATCTGAGCAAAGAAGAGATAATGAACGCTCTAAATTTAAACGAAGAACTAAAAGCCATAATGAGACCACTTTTTACGCTTTCTTTGATACTTGAAAGCGGACGCACTTTCAATATAATAATGGTAAATTCGCTCAGGGCTAGTGGAGATGCTAGATTTCCTTTTATCGTAGGAGCCGTGTTTATGTGGGGCGTGAGCCTACCTTTAGGATATATTTTGGGTAAATACCTTGGATATGGAATAATAGGTGTTTGGATAGGATTTTGCGTAGATGAATGGGCGAGAGCTCTAGCAAATACATTACGTTGGAGAAGTAAAAAATGGCAGTCGTATCGTCTAGTTTAA
- a CDS encoding M48 family metallopeptidase, whose product MAVVSSSLKFGKFNVTINYKPVKYLRLKVTPNGDISISAPFFTSKINILNLLNKNESWLENTLAKIKSKDDKVKFLGNAYELKFDENIKEILVLDTQIIASSKAQFDKFLHLKAKEIFQKYIEFYQPKISKQVTHVSIKKMTSRWGSCNSKKGYINLNLNLIAKDERFIEYVVLHEMTHLIYPHHQKSFYDFIQGLMPDYKIREKM is encoded by the coding sequence ATGGCAGTCGTATCGTCTAGTTTAAAATTTGGTAAATTTAACGTAACTATAAACTATAAGCCTGTAAAATACCTACGTCTAAAAGTCACTCCAAACGGCGATATAAGTATATCTGCTCCATTCTTTACCTCAAAAATAAATATCTTAAATTTACTTAATAAAAACGAAAGCTGGCTAGAAAATACACTCGCAAAAATAAAATCCAAAGACGATAAGGTTAAATTTTTAGGAAACGCTTATGAACTTAAATTTGATGAAAATATCAAAGAAATTTTGGTTTTAGATACTCAAATTATAGCTTCCTCTAAAGCACAGTTCGATAAATTTCTACACTTAAAAGCCAAAGAAATATTTCAAAAATACATAGAGTTTTATCAACCAAAAATATCCAAACAAGTAACCCACGTAAGCATTAAAAAAATGACTTCTCGCTGGGGTAGTTGCAACTCCAAAAAAGGATATATAAACTTAAATTTAAATTTGATAGCAAAAGATGAACGCTTTATCGAGTACGTCGTACTTCACGAGATGACACATCTAATTTATCCTCATCACCAAAAGAGCTTTTATGATTTCATACAAGGCTTAATGCCAGATTATAAAATAAGAGAAAAAATGTAG